GGACGACCGCGCCCGCGCGCACTTCGCTTTTGCCTTGCTCAACGATGCCGTGTCGCCGTCCAACAGCCTGCTCAATCCATTGGCGATCAAGGAGATCTTCAACTCCGGCGGCAACAGTCTGGTGCGTGGAATCGGCCACCTGGTCGATGACCTTTTGCACAACGACGGCCTGCCCCGGCAAGTCACCAAACACGCCTTCGAGGTCGGCAAGACCGTCGCCACCACCAACGGCGCCGTGGTGTTTCGCAATGAACTGCTGGAGCTGATCCAGTACAAGCCGATGAGCGAAAAGCAGTATTCCAAACCGCTGCTGGTGGTGCCGCCGCAGATCAACAAGTACTACATCTTCGACCTCAGCCCGCACAACAGCTTCGTCCAGTTCGCCCTCAAGAACGGCTTGCAAACCTTCATGATCAGTTGGCGCAATCCGGATGTGCGTCATCGCGAATGGGGGCTGTCGACTTATGTCGAGGCGGTCGAAGAAGCCATGAATGTCTGCCGGGCGATTACCGGCGCCCGTGAAGTCAATCTGATGGGCGCCTGCGCCGGCGGGCTGACCATTGCCGCACTGCAAGGTCACCTGCAAGCCAAGCGACAGCTGCGGCGGGTGTCCAGCGCGACATACCTGGTGAGCCTGCTCGACAGTTCCCTGGACTCGCCAGCCACCCTGTTCGCCGACGAACAAACCCTGGAAGCCGCCAAGCGTCGCTCCTATCAGAAAGGCGTGCTCGACGGCCGCGATATGGCCAAGGTCTTCGCCTGGATGCGCCCCAACGATTTGATCTGGAGTTATTTCGTCAACAATTATCTGCTGGGCAAGGAGCCACCGGCGTTCGACATCCTCTACTGGAACAACGACAACACGCGCCTGCCGGCAGCCCTGCATGGCGACTTGCTGGACTTCTTCAAGCACAACCCGCTGAGCCACCCCGGCGGTCTGGAAGTGTGTGGCACGCCAATCGACTTGCAGAAGGTCACCGTCGATAGCTTCAGCGTCGCGGGCATCAACGACCACATCACGCCGTGGGACGCGGTGTATCGCTCGACACTGCTGCTGGGGGGCGAGCGCCGCTTCATATTGTCCAACAGCGGCCACATACAGAGCATTCTCAACCCGCCGAACAACCCGAAAGCCAACTACATCGAGAACGGCAAACTGAGCAGTGATCCACGGGCCTGGTACTACGATGGCAAGCATGTGGACGGCAGCTGGTGGACCCAATGGCTGAGCTGGATTCAGGAGCGCTCGGGCGCGCAAAAGGAAACCCACATGGCCCTCGGCAACCAGAATTATCCACCGATGGAAGCGGCACCCGGCACTTACGTGCGCGTGCGCTGACGTTCAACGACCCACGGCCGGAGTCGGCCGTGGCATGACTCGACCACTAAGAAGACTGGATGAAAACCCGCGACCGCATCCTCGAATGTGCCCTGCAGTTGTTCAATCAGAAGGGCGAACCGAACGTCTCCACCATGGAAGTTGCCAATGAAATGGGGATCAGCCCGGGCAACCTCTACTACCACTTTCACGGCAAGGAGCCGTTGATTCTCGGGCTGTTCGAACGCTTCCAGAGCGAACTCGCCCCGCTGCTCGACCCGCCGTCCGATGTCGAACTGTCCCCTGATGATTACTGGCTGTTTTTGCACCTGATCGTCGAGCGCCTGGCCCATTACCGGTTTCTCTTCCAGGACCTGTCGAACCTCGCCGGACGCCTGCCGAAACTGGCCAAGGGCATCCGCAATCTGCTTAACGCTCTCAAGCGCACGCTGGCCTCGCTGCTGGCTCGATTGAAGGCTCAGGGGCAACTGGTCAGCGACACCCAGGCGTTGGGGCAACTGGTGGAACAGATCACCATGACGCTGCTGTTTTCGTTGGACTACCAGCGGATTCTCGATCGTGAAGGCGAAGTGCGGTTGGTGGTTTACCAGATCATGATGCTGGTGGCGCCGCATCTGTTGCCGCCCATCAAAGTCGCGACAGAACAGCTCGCCCTTCAATACCTGGAAGTACACGAATAGTTTTGGTCACCGATAACTCTGTGGGAGCGAGCCTGCTCGCGATGGCGGTGTATCAGCCAACATCGATGTTGGATGTAATGGCCTCATCGCGAGCAGGCTCGCTCAGGAGATCTGTAGCACCTCTAAAAACAAAAACGCCCGACCTTGGCAGGCCGGGCGTTTTTTTGAGCCCTGGAAAAATCAGGACTGACTGGTTGGCGTCGATGGCGCTGGCGCAACAGTCGGGGTTACAGCAGGGGTTGGTGCAGTAGCGGAGTTCGATGCGCTGACCGGGGCTGCCGACGCTGCCGGAGTTGCCGGCTTGGCAGCAGCTGCTGGTTTTGGTGCGGCGGCTTTTGGAGCTGCCGGTTTTTTCACCGCAGGCTTCTTCGCGGCGGCAGGTTTTGCCGCTGGTTTGGCTGCAGGTTTTGCTGCTGCTGTTTTAGCGGCAGGCTTGGCCGCCGGTTTGGCAGCTGGCTTGGCGGCGGCTTTCGCAGCTACCGGTTTAGCGGCTGGCTTGGCTGCGGCTGGCTTGGCGGCGGCAGTTTTGGCAGCTGCCTTGGCAGCAGGTTTAGCCGCTGCTTTAGCCAGTGGCTTGGCAGCGGTTTTGGCTGCTGGTTTAGCCGCGGCCGGTTTGGCTGCCGCGGTTTTTGCCGCAACAGGCGCAACCTTGGCACCAGTGAGTTTTTCGATTTGCTTAGTCAGGGTATCGACCTTGCTGTGCAGTGCCTTGACTTCGTTGCGGCTCGGTACACCCAGACGCGAAATGGCGCTGTTCAGACGCTTGTCGAAAGCGCCTTCCAGCTCATCCCACTTGCCCAGTGCACGGTCTTTCACGCCGCTGATGCGCGACTTGGCCGACGAAGCGGAGTCCTTGGCGGCATCGACAGTTTTGCCAACAGCGTTCTTGGTCAGCTTCTCGGCTTTCTCGCCGTCTTTAACCAATGCATCGAAGAGTTTGCTGCCGTCAGTATCGATCTTCGAGTACACGCCTAAACCAGCCAGCCAGATTTTACGGGAGTAGTCTTCTACCTTCCCGATCCACGAGCTGCCTTCTTTTTCGGTGTTCTTTTTACCAGCCATCCCGTTCTCCTTAAGATTTACGCGCGACGCGTTCGAGCAATGCCGTCAGTTCATCGAGCTTAGCAGAGAGTGTCTCAACGTCATGTTTAGACGGAATGCCGATACGATTCAAGGCACTTGCGACACGCGAGTCGAACGCCTTCTCGACTTTGTCGAGTTGAACTTCGACCTTGCCTTTGAAAGAGCTCACTTCAGTCTTGGCTTCAACAATCTCGGCATTGGCCGCTTCGAGCTTCTCGGCAACTACTTTTTTGCCTTTGGTTTCAACAGTTTGACCAGCCTTGATCAACTCTTGAAAGTAATCGCTGCCCTCTTGGCCAACCTTGGTGTAGGCACCCAGGCCTGCCAGCCAGATCTTGCGGGCATAGGATTTGACGTCGCCCAGAGCAGTGGTCGATGCGTCGATTTTTTTCTTCAAAATAACTTTGGCCATGGTGCACCTCACGCGCAGAAGGTTTGAGGAACTGCCCGCGGAAGTGTCGGGCTCAGGCACAAAGTAGGGAGAAAAATTAGAAACGGCACCCTAACAACTGACATAAACAGGTGGTGGCCCCACCAATTACTGTAGGAGCAAGCTTGCTCGCGATGCAGGCACCTCGGTATTCGGGTTACACCGCAGAGATGCCATTGCGAGCAAGTTTGCGCCTACAAGATCGCGCGCGTTATGCCAGCGCTTTATCCAGCGCCTTTTCGATTTCCGCTTTGATCATGCCGCTCATGGCCGACATCATCAGGCCCAGTTCCACATCGACCTTGATCGAGTCGTCACTGACATGCACCGCGCCCTTCACGCCGGAGCGCTTGAGGTTCAAGGTATCGCCGGACCACTGCGGCTCCAGGCCATAATGATCGGAAAGTTTCTGCGCCAGCTTGTCGGCCTTCTCGCGCGCCGCTTCCTTACCCAGGCTGTGGGCACGTTCAACACTAATATTGGCCATCAAATGACTCCTGCTATATGGATGCTTTCACAAGGCATCTTGACCTCCGCTGCGTCAAAACGTCCCGATGGTTGCCCATCTTACCTTCAGCCTTGCCAAGACAAAGCATGCCTTGGGGATTAGAATGTCGCGCATTCTCTTTTGGTGAGCGATATGACTGATCAGCGCAAAGGCAACGATGCCGAACCCACCACTCACTTCGGCTTCAAAAACGTTCCGGAAAGCCAGAAAGCGGAAAAAGTCGCCGAGGTTTTCCACTCGGTAGCCGCCAAGTACGACCTGATGAACGACCTCCTGTCGGGCGGCATGCACCGGCTGTGGAAGCGTTTTGCGATCGAACTGTCGGGCGTTCGCACCGGCAACCGCGTGCTCGACATCGCCGGCGGTACGGGCGACCTGACCCGTAAGTTCTCGCACCTCGTTGGCCCGACCGGCCAAGTGGTTCTGGCCGACATCAACGAGTCCATGCTCAAGGTCGGTCGTGACCGCCTGCTGGACCTGGGCGTGGCTGGCAATGTCGAGTTCGTGCAGGCCGACGCGGAAAAACTGCCGTTCCCGGACAACCATTTCGATTGCGTGACCATCGCTTTCGGCCTGCGCAACGTCACGCACAAGGAAGACGCCCTGCGTTCCATGCTGCGCGTCCTCAAGCCGGGCGGTCGTTTGCTGGTGCTGGAATTCTCCAAACCGACCAACGCGCTGATGTCCAAGGCCTACGACGCCTACTCGTTCGCGTTCATGCCGTTGATGGGCAAGCTGATCACCAACGACTCGGAAAGCTATCGCTACCTGGCCGAATCGATCCGCATGCACCCGAACCAGGAAACCCTGAAGTCGATGATGGTCGAGGCCGGTTTCGACCGCGTGACCTATCACAACATGACCGCAGGCATCGTTGCCCTGCACCGCGGCATCAAACCCTGATGCTGCTCGCCGGCCTGCTCGCCAGCGTCGAACTCGGCCTGAACCGGGTGCTTCGACTCGACAGCACGGCGTTGCCGCGGCTGGCGCATCTGACCGGCAAAGTAATCGCCGTCGATTGCCGCAGCCCGGCGCTGCAAGTGTTCATCCTGCCCAGCGATGAAGGCCTGATGCTCGCCTCCCAGTGGGAGACCGGCGCCGACTGCACCTTGCGCGCACCGGCTTCGAGCCTGCTGAAACTGGCGGTGAGCAAGGACAAGACCTCGATCCTGCACAGCCCTGAAGTCGAACTCGACGGTGACAGCGGCGTGCTGCTGGAACTGGTCGCGATCCTCCAGGACCTGGAGCTGGACTGGGAGTACGAACTCTCGCGCTGGCTCGGTCCTGTCGCCACGCAACTGATCGGCGGCCACCTGCGCAGTCGCGCCCGCTGGTATCAGCAAGGCTTCGCCAGCCTCGGCCAGAACCTTGGCGAGTACCTGGCGGAAGAATCGCGCACCCTCGTCGGTCAGCGCGAAGCCGAAGCCCGATTCAGTGAACTGGACCAGATCAAACTCGATCTGGAACGTCTTGAGGCGCGTTTCGAGCGCCTTTCCCGATCCCTCGACCCAAGCGATAACGCATGAAGCTGCTTGCCGTCCGCCGTTTGTTGCGCATCCAGCGCGTCGTGATCCGCTACCGCCTCGATGACCTGCTGTTCGCCCTGCCGCTGCCCTGGTTCCTGCGAGCGCTGCGATATGGCTTGCCGTGGCGCTGGTTCCCGCGCAAGACCCTCGACCTGAGCCGCGGCGCACGCTTGCGCCTGGCACTGCAGGACCTCGGGCCGATTTTCATCAAGTTCGGGCAGATCCTGTCCACCCGCCGCGACTTGCTGCCCGAAGACATCGCCGATGAACTGATGATGTTGCAGGACCGCGTCCCGCCGTTCGATTCGCAAGTGTCGGTCAAGCTGATCGAAGAACAGCTCGGCAAGAAAATCAGCGAAGTGTTCAGCCGCTTCGACGTCGAACCACTGGCCTCGGCATCGGTGGCGCAGGTGCATGCTGCGCAGCTGAAAACCGGCGAAGAAGTCGTGGTCAAAGTGATTCGCCCGGGCCTGAAACCGGTCATTGCGCAGGATCTGGCGTGGCTGTTCATCCTCGCCCGCGCGGCCGAAAAACTCTCGGCCGACGCACGCCTGCTGCACCCGGTGGACGTGGTTCAGGATTACGAAAAAACCATCTACGACGAACTCGACCTGCTGCGCGAAGCCGCCAACGCCAGCCAGCTGAAGCGCAACTTCGACGGCTCGCCGCTGCTGTACGTGCCACAAGTCTATTGGGACTGGTGCCGGCCAAAAGTGCTGGTGATGGAGCGCATCTACGGCATCCAGGTCACCGACCTGGCGACCCTGGCCGACCAGCGCACCGACATGAAAATGCTCGCTGAACGCGGCGTGGAGATCTTCTTTACCCAAGTGTTCCGCGACAGCTTCTTCCACGCCGACATGCACCCCGGCAACATTTTCGTCAGCACCGTGAATCCGTGGAGCCCGCAGTACATTGCGATCGACTGCGGCATCGTCGGCAGCCTGACCCCGGAAGACCAGGACTACCTGGCGCGCAACCTGTTCGCGTTTTTCAAACGTGACTACCGGCGTGTGGCACAACTGCACATCGATTCGGGCTGGGTTCCGGCGGAAACCAAACTCAACGAATTCGAAGCGGCGATCCGTACGGTTTGCGAACCGATCTTTGAAAAACCGTTAAAAGATATTTCCTTCGGTCAGGTGCTGATGCGCCTGTTCCAGACCGCACGCCGCTTCAACATGGAAGTACAGCCGCAGCTGGTTCTGTTGCAGAAAACCCTGTTGAACATCGAAGGCCTGGGCCGTCAGCTGTATCCGGACCTCGACTTATGGAACACCGCGCAGCCCTTCCTCGAACGCTGGATGCGCGAGCGTGTCAGCCCCAAAGCCTTGTTTGGCAACGTGCAAAGTCAGATCGAACAAATCCCGCATCTGGCCAACATGACACGTGATTTGCTCGAACGCCTGTCCCAGCCCCATGCCAACGATCCCCCGCCACCGTGGCACCAACGCCGTGACGACTGGTTCCTGCGCCTGCTCGGTGCGGCGCATCTGGCCGGTGGCGCGATCCTCGCCGCCGGTGGGCCGTTGAACGATCTGGCCTACTGGCCGGCGGGAATCATGATGGCCGTCGGCTTGTATCTGGTCGTTCGCCGATAGCCAGTTGTGCTGCGCACTGGCACACTGTTTCAACGTTGAGCCTGACTAATGAAGTGTCGGGCTCGCTGTCGGAGTCGAAGATGAAAAACTGGCTGGACGAGATCAAGTGGGACGCGGACGGCCTGGTGCCGGCGATTGCCCAGGATCACAAGACCGGGCGCGTCCTGATGATGGCCTGGATGAACCGCGAAGCGCTGGAACTGACCGCTGCCGAGAATCGCGCCATCTACTGGTCGCGCTCCCGTGGCAAGCTGTGGCGCAAGGGCGAGGAATCCGGTCACGTGCAAACCCTGCATGAGATGCGTCTGGACTGTGACGCCGACGTGATCATCCTGATGGTCGAGCAGATCGGCGACATCGCCTGCCATACCGGTCGTCAAAGCTGCTTCTATCGCGTCTACGAGGACGGCGACTGGACAACCGTCGACCCGGTCCTGAAAGATCCGCACGCCATCTATTCCGCAGGACACAAACATGAGTGACACTCTCACCCGCCTCGCCCAGGTACTGGAAGAGCGCAAAGGCGCCGCTGCCGACAGCTCGTATGTCGCCAGCCTGTACCACAAGGGCTTGAACAAGATTCTGGAAAAAGTCGGCGAAGAGTCGGTCGAAACCATCATTGCCGCC
The Pseudomonas sp. MYb327 DNA segment above includes these coding regions:
- the phaC gene encoding class II poly(R)-hydroxyalkanoic acid synthase, with the protein product MRDKPARDSLPTPAAFINAQSAITGLRGRDLISTLRSVAAHGLRNPVHSARHALKLGGQLGRILLGETLHPTNPQDGRFADPSWSLNPFYRRSLQAYLSWQKQVKSWIDESNMSPDDRARAHFAFALLNDAVSPSNSLLNPLAIKEIFNSGGNSLVRGIGHLVDDLLHNDGLPRQVTKHAFEVGKTVATTNGAVVFRNELLELIQYKPMSEKQYSKPLLVVPPQINKYYIFDLSPHNSFVQFALKNGLQTFMISWRNPDVRHREWGLSTYVEAVEEAMNVCRAITGAREVNLMGACAGGLTIAALQGHLQAKRQLRRVSSATYLVSLLDSSLDSPATLFADEQTLEAAKRRSYQKGVLDGRDMAKVFAWMRPNDLIWSYFVNNYLLGKEPPAFDILYWNNDNTRLPAALHGDLLDFFKHNPLSHPGGLEVCGTPIDLQKVTVDSFSVAGINDHITPWDAVYRSTLLLGGERRFILSNSGHIQSILNPPNNPKANYIENGKLSSDPRAWYYDGKHVDGSWWTQWLSWIQERSGAQKETHMALGNQNYPPMEAAPGTYVRVR
- a CDS encoding SCP2 domain-containing protein — translated: MLLAGLLASVELGLNRVLRLDSTALPRLAHLTGKVIAVDCRSPALQVFILPSDEGLMLASQWETGADCTLRAPASSLLKLAVSKDKTSILHSPEVELDGDSGVLLELVAILQDLELDWEYELSRWLGPVATQLIGGHLRSRARWYQQGFASLGQNLGEYLAEESRTLVGQREAEARFSELDQIKLDLERLEARFERLSRSLDPSDNA
- the ubiE gene encoding bifunctional demethylmenaquinone methyltransferase/2-methoxy-6-polyprenyl-1,4-benzoquinol methylase UbiE; translated protein: MTDQRKGNDAEPTTHFGFKNVPESQKAEKVAEVFHSVAAKYDLMNDLLSGGMHRLWKRFAIELSGVRTGNRVLDIAGGTGDLTRKFSHLVGPTGQVVLADINESMLKVGRDRLLDLGVAGNVEFVQADAEKLPFPDNHFDCVTIAFGLRNVTHKEDALRSMLRVLKPGGRLLVLEFSKPTNALMSKAYDAYSFAFMPLMGKLITNDSESYRYLAESIRMHPNQETLKSMMVEAGFDRVTYHNMTAGIVALHRGIKP
- a CDS encoding TetR/AcrR family transcriptional regulator; protein product: MKTRDRILECALQLFNQKGEPNVSTMEVANEMGISPGNLYYHFHGKEPLILGLFERFQSELAPLLDPPSDVELSPDDYWLFLHLIVERLAHYRFLFQDLSNLAGRLPKLAKGIRNLLNALKRTLASLLARLKAQGQLVSDTQALGQLVEQITMTLLFSLDYQRILDREGEVRLVVYQIMMLVAPHLLPPIKVATEQLALQYLEVHE
- a CDS encoding phasin family protein, with amino-acid sequence MAKVILKKKIDASTTALGDVKSYARKIWLAGLGAYTKVGQEGSDYFQELIKAGQTVETKGKKVVAEKLEAANAEIVEAKTEVSSFKGKVEVQLDKVEKAFDSRVASALNRIGIPSKHDVETLSAKLDELTALLERVARKS
- a CDS encoding polyhydroxyalkanoic acid system family protein, yielding MANISVERAHSLGKEAAREKADKLAQKLSDHYGLEPQWSGDTLNLKRSGVKGAVHVSDDSIKVDVELGLMMSAMSGMIKAEIEKALDKALA
- a CDS encoding phasin family protein; this encodes MAGKKNTEKEGSSWIGKVEDYSRKIWLAGLGVYSKIDTDGSKLFDALVKDGEKAEKLTKNAVGKTVDAAKDSASSAKSRISGVKDRALGKWDELEGAFDKRLNSAISRLGVPSRNEVKALHSKVDTLTKQIEKLTGAKVAPVAAKTAAAKPAAAKPAAKTAAKPLAKAAAKPAAKAAAKTAAAKPAAAKPAAKPVAAKAAAKPAAKPAAKPAAKTAAAKPAAKPAAKPAAAKKPAVKKPAAPKAAAPKPAAAAKPATPAASAAPVSASNSATAPTPAVTPTVAPAPSTPTSQS
- the ubiB gene encoding ubiquinone biosynthesis regulatory protein kinase UbiB; the protein is MKLLAVRRLLRIQRVVIRYRLDDLLFALPLPWFLRALRYGLPWRWFPRKTLDLSRGARLRLALQDLGPIFIKFGQILSTRRDLLPEDIADELMMLQDRVPPFDSQVSVKLIEEQLGKKISEVFSRFDVEPLASASVAQVHAAQLKTGEEVVVKVIRPGLKPVIAQDLAWLFILARAAEKLSADARLLHPVDVVQDYEKTIYDELDLLREAANASQLKRNFDGSPLLYVPQVYWDWCRPKVLVMERIYGIQVTDLATLADQRTDMKMLAERGVEIFFTQVFRDSFFHADMHPGNIFVSTVNPWSPQYIAIDCGIVGSLTPEDQDYLARNLFAFFKRDYRRVAQLHIDSGWVPAETKLNEFEAAIRTVCEPIFEKPLKDISFGQVLMRLFQTARRFNMEVQPQLVLLQKTLLNIEGLGRQLYPDLDLWNTAQPFLERWMRERVSPKALFGNVQSQIEQIPHLANMTRDLLERLSQPHANDPPPPWHQRRDDWFLRLLGAAHLAGGAILAAGGPLNDLAYWPAGIMMAVGLYLVVRR
- the hisI gene encoding phosphoribosyl-AMP cyclohydrolase — encoded protein: MKNWLDEIKWDADGLVPAIAQDHKTGRVLMMAWMNREALELTAAENRAIYWSRSRGKLWRKGEESGHVQTLHEMRLDCDADVIILMVEQIGDIACHTGRQSCFYRVYEDGDWTTVDPVLKDPHAIYSAGHKHE